ACGGCGCGTCGCCCTCCACGGCCAGCACGGTCACCAGCGCGACCCGCCGGCCCTGGCGCCTGGCCTGCGCCAGCGCCTCGATCGCCTCCATCGTGGCCTCCCCACTTGTGGTGTGCTCCAGCCTAGGTGTCTGACGCGATGTCTCTCGCACTGGGCGCGCGCCTGGTCGTCTCGCTGACGCTCCACTCCCAACGGCCCACGCAGCCCACGGCACGGCGACCAGGGCAGCCGAGCCGGCTCACACGGCGCGGTGAGCGACGAACACCGGGCCCGTGTCGGCGCGAGCCGAAACGACGCGAGCCGGGATGCAGATGCGACCGAAGCAGTGCGTGACCGGGAGACAGGGCCTTAGAGATCGATGGGACCGCTCATGACTGCACGGGCGCGCGTCGGGGCGGCGCGAGGCGCTCGACCGGACGGCGCGGGGTGTGGGCCACCTCGGTGGCGATGGCGACCTCGGCCAGCAGCGTGAGCTGGCGCAGCTCGCGGTCGACGAAGCGTGGCCCACCCCTGCGGGCCACGATGACGGCCGACGACGGCTGCCCGAGTGGTGCCGCGGCGATCTCGAGGTGGTCGTGCCGCGCAGCGGGCTCGCCCACGATGTCGGCCGGGTCGAGCCGTCGCGGCGTGGTCAGCGGCAGCCACCCACCGGAGACTGGTGCGAGTGCGCCGGTACTGGCGGCCAGGACCTCCATCCCGCTCCACCCGTTGGCGACTGCGACGGCCCAGGACGCCCACAACGCGGCTGGCAGCCGGTCAACGAGCAGTCGGACGGCTCCCCGGCCCTCCGAAACCATCGCCGCGGCGAGCGCGACGGCACCGTCGATGTCACGCGCCGAGGCCACTGGCCGGACCGAGGCGACGGCGGTTCCGGGCAGGTGATCGATCGCCCCGCGCAGCGCGTCGACGTCGTCGACCGTGATGCACAGGTCGTCGATGGCGAAGCCACCGCCGCGCTCGATCACGTCGAGCGACACGATGTCGGCACCGGCGGCCACGCAGGCGCCGGTCAGCGCGTGCAACGATCCCGGCTTGTCGGGAAGCGACACCCGGAGGACGTAATGCATTCTGACCCCTACCCAATGTCAAGTCCGCCCATGACGATAGCGCGGCGGTGTTTCGGCAGCCTCGACCGATGACTGCAACCGTGTGACAATCGTCGGTGGATGGCCGTTCGGCCGACGCCGATCGGCCAGGGCACCGTCAAGGACGCATTCATGGAGCTTGAGGCCTGCGCTCGCGGGTTACACCGCTGCTTCTGTCGCCGTTCCGGGACCAGCCTGAGGCCCGGCCACCCGTCCGATCGGCGCTGACCGTGGCTACCCCGCGGCTCGCAATTGTCGCGGGCACGCCGAGCCCGTGGAGCCGACGATCGTGGAACCACTGACCGGACGTCTGGTCGTCGCATCTCACGACCTGACCGAGACCAGCTTCCGCCGCGCCGTCGTGCTCGTGCTCGCCCATGACACCGAGGCTGGGGCGGCCGGTATCGTGCTGAACCGCCCAGGGCCGGCCGACGCACCCGAGCGCCTCCGCAGATGGATGCCACTCGCCGCGCCGCCGGCGGTGCTGTTCCACGGCGGGCCGGTGGGGCCCGACACGGTGATAGGGGTCGGTGCGACCGACGATCCGGCCGGTCCCGACGGCTGGCAGCCGCTCATCGACGGCCTCGGCGTGTTCGACCTTGCCGGCGACGTCGACGTCGCCCGGGCGCGGCTGCGCGCCGTGCGGCTGTTCGTCGGGTACGCGGGCTGGACCGTCGGTCAACTCGACGCCGAGATCGCGGCCGGTGCGTGGTTCGTCGTCGACGCCGATGCCACCGACCCGCTGACGACGACGCCGGCGCAGCTCTGGCGCGCAGTGCTCGCACGTCAGGGCGGACTGTTCACCACGGTCCCCGACGACCCCGGACTCAACTGATCACGTCCGTCGGAGCCTGATCATGACGCTGGCGTGTCGCGCGGGTCACACATCGGCGACGATCGTCTGGACACGGGCGGCGGGCTGGGCTAGTGTCATCACTCGAACATATGTTCGAGTGATGACAGGCAGGAGCCGACGATGGGCGCGATCATCCGCCTCGACGAGCGGCACGCGCGCGCCTACGTCGCGGAGCCGGACGGTCCAGTGCGTGGATGCGTCGTGGTCGTCCACGATGCCTACGGCCTGCTGCCCCACGTCCGCTTCCTGTGTGACGAGCTGGCCGCCGCCGGGTTCGTCGCCATGGCACCGGACCTGTTCGCGGGGTCGGTCGCGCGCTCGCAAGCGCAGGCATCCCGGCTGCTCGAGGAGCTCACCGCGGTCCGCGTCGGCCGGGTGCTCGACGCGGCCCTGCGGGCCTTCGACGCGCTCGGTCACGGCGACTGCCCGCACGGCGCGGTCGGGTTCTCGATCGGCTCCGAGTTCGCCTTCGGCCTCCTGGCCGCCGGGCACCTGCGGGCGCTCGTCGCCTACGACGGCATGCCGACGGTCGAGGACCGTGAAGCGATCGCCGCTCCCCTGCTCCTGCACTGGGCCGGCACCGACCGGTGGGACGACGATTGTGCACCGGACCGCCTGGTCAGCGACCTGCTTGCCCGCGGCGTCGACGTCGAGACCCACACGTACGAGGGCACGGTGCACGGCTTCGCCAATGCCGACATCGACGCCTTCGACCTCGCGGCAGCCGAGCAGGCCTGGAACCGAACCATCCGCTTCCTGACCGACCACCTCTCGGACGGGTAGCGGCCCGACGGCAGTCACCAGTACCGACGCGTCGCCCGGCGCGGGCACGCGCCATGACGCACGATGAGACGAGGACATGACGTGCCATCCGAACTGTTCGAACTGAAGGTCATGGTCGAGGCCGACGGCTGGCACGAGGTGGCAGCGCTGATGGACACGGTCGACCGCGCCCTGGACCCGCACCGGCAGGCCCACGACGGTGCGCGCAGATGGTCGGTGATGGCCCGGCTGGTGCCCGGGGAGCAGTCACGCGAGCTGCTGCGGTTCATCGACCAGCGCGGCACGTCGGCACCGGCGGGTGGCCCTACGTCGGCTGATCGCCTCACCGCCTGACCGGCGAACCGTTAGCATCGCCGTCGGGCGACCGCCACGCCGAGCGTCGAGGGAGAGACAGTCCTATGCGACTGACCAAGTACCCGCAGTCCTGCGTGCTCGTGGACCACGACGAGGGCGGCCGGCTGCTGATCGACCCTGGCAACGTGGCGATGGACGCCCACGCGTTCGACGACTTCGGTGCCGTCGATGCCGTGCTGTTCACCCACATCCACGCCGACCACTTCGACCCCCGCGCGGTCGCGGCGATCCTCGACCGTGGGCTACCGATCCACGCCAACGCCGACGTCTGCGTGAGGATCGACGGATCTGCCACGACCGTCGCCCCCGGCCAGGGCTTCACGGCCGCGGGCATCGACGTCGTGGCCCACGACATGCCGCACGTCGAGATGGTCGACGGGTCCGCCGGCCCGCCCAACACCGGCTACGTCTTCGACGGGCGACTGCTGCACCCAGGCGACTCGCTGACCGTTGACGGCATCGCCGTCGACGCGATCGCGGTCCCGATCGTCGGCCCGAGCATCAGCTTTCGCGACAGTTACGTCGCCGTCGAGCGGACGGGCGCGGCGACAGCCGTGCCGATCCATTACGACGTGTTCCTGGCCGACCCGCAACTGTTCAGGAAGTACTGCGACATCGCCACGGTCGTCGTGCTCGGCGATGGCGAGTCCACGGACCTGTAGGCCGACGGCCGCGTGTGGTGACCCGTGCTACACATCAGCGACGACCAACGCCACGCGCGGCTTGCGTGGCGTCACCGGCTCGTACCCGAGAGCCGCATCGACGATCCTGTCGAGATCACGCGCAGCGTCGTGGCCCTGCACGCGTCGGATCCCGCGACCGTCCACCTCAGCGTGGTGGCACGGATGGGGACGCCACGCATCGAGGCGAACGAACGGGCGCTGTACGACGAGCGGACGCTGGTGCGGATGCTCGGGATGCGCCGGACGATGTTCGTCGTGCCCACCGACCTGGTCTCCACGGTGCAGGCGTCGAGCAGCAACGACGTGGCAGGCGCGTTGCGCCGGCAACTGGTCCGGGCGATCGCCGCCAACGGGATCGAGGACGCCGACGGCTGGCTGCGCGGGCTCGAGGCGTTGACGCTCGAGGCGCTCGTCGCACGTGGCGGCGCCCACACGAGTGAGCTGTCCGAGCTCGTGCCCGAGCTGCAGCGCACGATCACGCTCGGCTCCGGTCGGTGGACCGCCGAGGTGCGGATGTCGACCCGGGTCCTGCTGCAGCTCGCGGCCAACGGGCGCATCGTCCGCGGTCGCCCGCGCGGCACGTGGCTGAGCAGTCAGTACCGGTGGATCCCAATCACGCAGTGGCTCGGACACGCCGTGGACGTGCTGGACCCCGACGCGGCCCGCGCCGATCTCGCGCGGCGATGGTTCGCGAGGTTCGGGCCTGCGACGTTCGACGATCTGGTGTGGTGGACGGGATGGACGCGCACCCGGGCCAGGCGCGCCGTCGCCGCCCTCGACACGGTCGAGGTCGCGCTCGACGACGACGCGGTCGGCCTGGTGCTCGCCGACGACGTCGACCCCGTGGACGAGCCTCCACCGTGGGCAGCGCTGCTTCCGGGACTCGATCCGACGCCGATGGGCTGGAAGACGCGCGACTGGTACCTGGGTCCGCACAACGACGCGACGTTCGACAGCAGCGGCAACGCCGGCCCCACGGTGTGGTGGAACGGACGGATCGTCGGCGGTTGGACCCAGCGCTCCGACGGGACGATCGTCCACAGGCTACTGACCGACGTCGGCGCGGATGGGGCCACGGCCGTCGAGGCCGAAATCGATCGGCTCCAGCCGCACCTGGCAGGCGTCGCGGTGGCGCCGAGGTTCCGGTCACCGCTGGACAGGGAGCTGCGGCCGTGACAGATGACACCGCGCTGCACGAACGCCTGGCCGGGTGGCACGTGCGTGTGCGCACGGCCATGGCGTCACAGCGGCTCGACCTGCCGTTCGCCGTCTGTATCATCACCGACGACCTGCCCGGTGTCTACGACCTGAACCTGATGGTCGTCACCGCGCACGTGCCCCCAGCCGTGCTGCTGCGTTCGATCGAGCAGGTCGCCGCGAGCGCGGGCTGGCGCCACCGACGGGTTGAGGTCGACAGCCCGTCGATCGCCGACCGGCTCCGTGCACCCCTGACCGCCGCGGGCTACACGGAGGAGCGCTTCGTCACCATGGCCCTCACCGGCGCACCGTCGCCGACGGTCGCCGGCGATGGTCGGGCGTCTCGCCCGACGGCGGTTGTCGCCGTCGACGCGCAGATCGACCTGACACGCGCGGTGACGGCCCAGGAGCCACGGGCCGACAGCGACGAGCTGATCGACCAGATGGCGGAGCGTGAGCGGCGCCTCGCGCGCGTCGCAGGCGGCCGGGTCGTCCTCGCACCGCCGGGCACACCGGTGAGCCGCTGCCTGCTGCTCGAGGAACCGGGAGGCGGACTGGTGGAGATCGACGCGGTGAGCACGCTCGCGGATCACCGCAGTCAGGGCTGGTCCGACGCGGTGATGCGACGGGCGCTCGCCGAGGCACATGCGCGGGGCGCAGAGCACGTGGTCCTCGTGGCCGACGACGCCGACTGGCCGAGAACGTGGTACCAGCGGCTCGGCTTCACGACCGTGGGACGGTCGTGGGCGTTCCGCCGCAGCCCCGATACGTGACCGGACCACCCTCTGAGATGACGACACCCCTGACCGGGCGGAGCCAAGGGTCGGTAGGGATGATGGAGCGGACGACGGGATTCGAACCCGCGACCCCCACCTTGGCAAGGTGGTGCTCTACCAACTGAGCCACGTCCGCCTGGGGCCCCAATCCTGCCGTGTCGGCATCCCTCGTGCAAGCCGGCATGGAGGGTACCGGACGGTGTCCGTCACCCTGTGGCCGTGGCGGGCCGAACCGCGAGCTCGTCGGTCCAGTGGCGGGAGAACCGCATGCCGAACGCCGAAGGTTGGCATCGATGCGCCGTCATGATCGCGCCCCCGACGTTTGCGCGGTCGGGGGTCCACCGACGACCGTCAGCCACATGCTGCGGAGCTACGTAGAAGTCGCGGCAGGTCCGAGGTGTTCGACGCCCCCGTGGACTGTGTGCATGATGTCGAAGCAGGCAGACAGGAGCAGCGGGGCGTGACGACGCGGACGGATGTGATCGTGGTCGGCGCCGGGCTGGCGGGACTCGTCGTCGCGGCTGAGCTGGCCGACAGCGGACGGCGTGTGATGCTGCTCGAGGGCGAGGCGAAGCTCGGCGGCCAGGCCCTGTGGTCGCTGGGCGGGATCTTCCTCGTCGACACACCGGAGCAACGCCGGCTGGGCGTCCGCGACAGCATCGATCTCGCGCGCGAGGACTGGTTCGCCTCGGCGGCGTTCGACGATAGGGCCGAACGACACCTGGGCCCGACGGTGGGCCGCGGCCTACGTCGAGGCGGCCGGCACGGACCTGTCGCGGTGGCTGCGCAGCATGGGGGTGTCGTTCTTTCCGCTCGTCCAGTGGGCGGAGCGTGGCGGCGGCCTGGCCGACGGGCCGGGAACTCAGCGCCCCGGTTTCACGTTGTGTGGGGCACGGGCCCGGGGATGGTCGACCCGTTTCTCCGCCGTGTCGAGACGCGTCAGAGCGAGGGCCTGGTCGACCTGCGCCTCGCCCACCGGGTCGAGCGGCTGGTCGTCGACGACGGCCGTGTGACCGGCTGCGTCGTACGCAACGCCATCGACGACGTCGAGATCACCGCGACCGCGGACGCAGTAGTGGTCGCGACCGGCGGCA
This is a stretch of genomic DNA from Euzebyales bacterium. It encodes these proteins:
- a CDS encoding MBL fold metallo-hydrolase, translated to MRLTKYPQSCVLVDHDEGGRLLIDPGNVAMDAHAFDDFGAVDAVLFTHIHADHFDPRAVAAILDRGLPIHANADVCVRIDGSATTVAPGQGFTAAGIDVVAHDMPHVEMVDGSAGPPNTGYVFDGRLLHPGDSLTVDGIAVDAIAVPIVGPSISFRDSYVAVERTGAATAVPIHYDVFLADPQLFRKYCDIATVVVLGDGESTDL
- a CDS encoding YqgE/AlgH family protein, translated to MEPLTGRLVVASHDLTETSFRRAVVLVLAHDTEAGAAGIVLNRPGPADAPERLRRWMPLAAPPAVLFHGGPVGPDTVIGVGATDDPAGPDGWQPLIDGLGVFDLAGDVDVARARLRAVRLFVGYAGWTVGQLDAEIAAGAWFVVDADATDPLTTTPAQLWRAVLARQGGLFTTVPDDPGLN
- a CDS encoding GNAT family N-acetyltransferase, whose amino-acid sequence is MTDDTALHERLAGWHVRVRTAMASQRLDLPFAVCIITDDLPGVYDLNLMVVTAHVPPAVLLRSIEQVAASAGWRHRRVEVDSPSIADRLRAPLTAAGYTEERFVTMALTGAPSPTVAGDGRASRPTAVVAVDAQIDLTRAVTAQEPRADSDELIDQMAERERRLARVAGGRVVLAPPGTPVSRCLLLEEPGGGLVEIDAVSTLADHRSQGWSDAVMRRALAEAHARGAEHVVLVADDADWPRTWYQRLGFTTVGRSWAFRRSPDT
- a CDS encoding dienelactone hydrolase family protein; translated protein: MGAIIRLDERHARAYVAEPDGPVRGCVVVVHDAYGLLPHVRFLCDELAAAGFVAMAPDLFAGSVARSQAQASRLLEELTAVRVGRVLDAALRAFDALGHGDCPHGAVGFSIGSEFAFGLLAAGHLRALVAYDGMPTVEDREAIAAPLLLHWAGTDRWDDDCAPDRLVSDLLARGVDVETHTYEGTVHGFANADIDAFDLAAAEQAWNRTIRFLTDHLSDG
- a CDS encoding ACT domain-containing protein — its product is MHYVLRVSLPDKPGSLHALTGACVAAGADIVSLDVIERGGGFAIDDLCITVDDVDALRGAIDHLPGTAVASVRPVASARDIDGAVALAAAMVSEGRGAVRLLVDRLPAALWASWAVAVANGWSGMEVLAASTGALAPVSGGWLPLTTPRRLDPADIVGEPAARHDHLEIAAAPLGQPSSAVIVARRGGPRFVDRELRQLTLLAEVAIATEVAHTPRRPVERLAPPRRAPVQS
- a CDS encoding winged helix DNA-binding domain-containing protein, producing the protein MLHISDDQRHARLAWRHRLVPESRIDDPVEITRSVVALHASDPATVHLSVVARMGTPRIEANERALYDERTLVRMLGMRRTMFVVPTDLVSTVQASSSNDVAGALRRQLVRAIAANGIEDADGWLRGLEALTLEALVARGGAHTSELSELVPELQRTITLGSGRWTAEVRMSTRVLLQLAANGRIVRGRPRGTWLSSQYRWIPITQWLGHAVDVLDPDAARADLARRWFARFGPATFDDLVWWTGWTRTRARRAVAALDTVEVALDDDAVGLVLADDVDPVDEPPPWAALLPGLDPTPMGWKTRDWYLGPHNDATFDSSGNAGPTVWWNGRIVGGWTQRSDGTIVHRLLTDVGADGATAVEAEIDRLQPHLAGVAVAPRFRSPLDRELRP